One window from the genome of Serinibacter salmoneus encodes:
- a CDS encoding vWA domain-containing protein, translating to MRTRRRSLIIATLLGLAFPTSLLAPALADAEATDADSQLMIVLDSSGSMLEETADGNTRADAATAALLDVVDALGNSAQVGLRQFGATATGMDNPESCTDSQLTVPLGTDNRDALRAAARAYEPYGETPLGHALSEAGGDLGESGQRSILVISDGEANCEPDPCEVAQDLAAQDIETQIHAIGFQVTGEARDALLCIADAGGGQYYDASDTDSLTAALQRVTFRAMRSFEVSGEEIEGTPDTSVAPTLTAGTRYLTPIPAEGDVRHFRIEREIPGSQLWASLSSERESIGIPASIEFLGGAAGDWERCGNDLSTSSNVSSSLQVHTAIASSDPEPECSTTDSLILKLENFFGAEGAEGLLSELTIIEEPPVANLAVLPGAVEEPEAWVDVASADATQILGGVSLAENPEVTTGTYAFDLLPGESALFHSMLDWGQSLQVRTSLNDYSDLTLFSPTGDSVTGHSIDVNGVDTSSQDPRIEGYRTAPVNYRNRESNATGVKELALPGAYTFAIARNECIGSCSEPGPITVTMDVLVDGEVAEGPGYLLPEGVETSEALAPEDPENPEAGDGDGVSDGDAAAAEEQGDVSSSGTTGGGSGSAVLPVALGVVGAGVLLAGIWALLRRRPTA from the coding sequence ATGCGCACTCGACGACGCTCACTTATCATCGCCACCCTCCTGGGGCTGGCGTTCCCGACCTCCCTCCTGGCACCCGCCCTCGCCGACGCCGAGGCCACGGATGCCGACTCGCAGTTGATGATCGTGCTGGACTCCTCGGGGTCGATGCTGGAGGAGACCGCCGACGGGAACACCCGCGCGGATGCCGCCACGGCGGCGCTCCTGGATGTGGTGGATGCCCTCGGGAACTCCGCGCAGGTGGGCCTGCGGCAGTTCGGCGCCACTGCCACAGGCATGGACAACCCCGAGTCCTGCACCGACTCCCAACTCACGGTTCCCCTCGGCACCGACAACCGAGATGCCCTACGAGCGGCCGCACGCGCCTACGAACCCTACGGCGAGACGCCGCTGGGCCACGCCCTCTCCGAGGCCGGTGGCGACCTCGGGGAATCCGGCCAGCGGTCCATCCTGGTGATCTCCGACGGCGAGGCCAACTGCGAGCCCGACCCGTGCGAGGTCGCACAGGACCTCGCCGCCCAGGACATCGAGACCCAGATCCACGCCATCGGCTTCCAGGTCACCGGCGAGGCGCGGGACGCCCTGCTGTGCATCGCCGACGCCGGCGGTGGCCAGTACTACGACGCCTCCGACACCGACAGCCTGACGGCGGCCCTCCAGCGCGTGACATTCCGCGCCATGCGTTCGTTCGAGGTCAGCGGCGAGGAGATCGAGGGGACGCCCGACACCTCCGTGGCCCCGACCCTCACCGCGGGCACGCGCTACCTCACGCCGATCCCCGCCGAGGGCGATGTGCGTCACTTCCGCATCGAGCGGGAGATCCCCGGATCGCAGTTGTGGGCGTCCCTGAGCAGCGAACGCGAATCCATCGGCATACCCGCGAGCATCGAGTTCCTCGGTGGCGCGGCCGGGGACTGGGAGCGGTGCGGGAACGACCTCTCGACGTCCAGCAACGTCTCCAGTTCCCTGCAGGTCCACACCGCGATCGCCTCCAGTGACCCCGAGCCGGAGTGCTCCACCACGGACAGCCTGATCCTGAAGTTGGAGAACTTCTTCGGTGCCGAGGGAGCCGAGGGCCTCCTGTCCGAACTCACGATCATCGAGGAGCCTCCCGTGGCCAACCTCGCCGTGCTCCCGGGCGCGGTCGAGGAGCCGGAGGCGTGGGTGGATGTCGCCAGCGCCGACGCCACGCAGATCCTCGGGGGCGTCAGCCTCGCGGAGAACCCTGAGGTGACCACCGGCACCTACGCCTTCGATCTCCTGCCCGGCGAGAGCGCCCTGTTCCACTCGATGCTCGACTGGGGTCAGAGCCTGCAGGTGCGCACCTCGCTGAACGACTACTCCGACCTCACCCTCTTCTCCCCCACCGGCGACTCCGTGACAGGGCACTCGATCGACGTCAACGGCGTGGACACCTCGAGCCAGGACCCCCGGATCGAGGGGTACCGCACCGCGCCGGTGAACTACCGCAACCGCGAGTCCAACGCCACCGGCGTGAAGGAGCTCGCCCTCCCGGGCGCCTACACCTTCGCCATCGCCCGCAACGAGTGCATCGGCTCGTGCAGCGAGCCCGGACCGATCACGGTCACCATGGACGTCCTGGTGGACGGCGAGGTCGCCGAGGGACCGGGCTACCTGCTGCCGGAAGGTGTGGAGACCAGCGAGGCGCTCGCACCCGAGGACCCCGAGAACCCCGAGGCCGGCGACGGCGATGGGGTCTCCGACGGCGACGCCGCCGCCGCCGAGGAGCAGGGAGACGTCTCCTCCTCCGGCACCACAGGCGGCGGCAGTGGCTCCGCCGTTCTCCCGGTCGCGCTCGGCGTGGTCGGCGCAGGCGTCCTGCTCGCCGGGATCTGGGCGCTCCTGCGCCGTCGTCCCACCGCCTGA
- a CDS encoding LppM family (lipo)protein, which yields MTTHPRTHPIHTTATATGHPTTPGRRLRSGGIAVALLATATLLTGCMRATYDLEVDGDLNVSGEMLVAIQASALERFGSSDQDIWQNTPEVIPPGATVEVYDEDGYAGFTVRLQDVPAAEFLDGGDLATDGETFFVLEREDDVISFDMEQPITHELESDASLPGLDSTSMIDEAWVEITFPGPVIEAEGAEIDGNTARWDLAEHLGPLAATAEVDAGFPWPMMLGVMGGLTGVGTAALLLARRGGTRAQTRAEQMPPAYLPGGHGRQRWEQHGVGSEPTSGRPHTSPPDTEH from the coding sequence ATGACCACGCATCCGCGCACTCACCCGATCCACACCACCGCCACCGCCACCGGGCACCCGACCACCCCGGGGCGCCGCTTGCGCAGCGGTGGGATCGCCGTCGCCCTCCTGGCCACGGCCACCCTCCTGACCGGCTGTATGCGCGCCACCTACGACCTGGAGGTGGACGGCGACCTGAATGTCTCCGGGGAGATGCTCGTCGCCATCCAGGCGAGCGCCCTGGAACGCTTCGGATCCAGCGACCAGGACATCTGGCAGAACACCCCCGAGGTCATCCCGCCGGGCGCCACCGTCGAGGTGTACGACGAGGACGGCTACGCGGGCTTCACCGTCCGGCTGCAGGACGTGCCGGCAGCGGAGTTCCTCGACGGCGGTGATCTCGCCACCGACGGGGAGACGTTCTTCGTCCTCGAGCGCGAGGACGACGTGATCTCCTTCGACATGGAACAGCCCATCACCCATGAGCTGGAGAGTGACGCGAGCCTTCCCGGACTCGACTCCACTTCGATGATCGACGAGGCGTGGGTGGAGATCACCTTCCCCGGGCCGGTCATCGAGGCCGAGGGCGCCGAGATCGACGGCAACACCGCGCGGTGGGACCTGGCCGAGCACCTCGGCCCGCTCGCTGCCACCGCCGAGGTGGACGCGGGCTTCCCATGGCCGATGATGCTCGGCGTCATGGGCGGACTCACCGGGGTGGGAACAGCCGCACTCCTCCTCGCCCGCCGCGGCGGGACGCGCGCGCAGACCCGAGCGGAACAGATGCCGCCGGCCTACCTGCCCGGCGGGCACGGCAGGCAGCGTTGGGAGCAGCACGGCGTGGGGTCGGAGCCGACGAGCGGCCGGCCCCACACGTCACCGCCGGACACGGAGCACTGA